From a region of the Castanea sativa cultivar Marrone di Chiusa Pesio chromosome 10, ASM4071231v1 genome:
- the LOC142612736 gene encoding 28 kDa ribonucleoprotein, chloroplastic, whose translation MAAIEAVLSIFSLYSSSSSSSTFLLSPKQLPSIKLHSFRSVPTLSLKSPVSPQPLFLNNPTRNLSFVLCSAVQEEVVVEEEEEEEEEEAEQTEDSNQKRKLYVVNLPWSFSVADLKNLFGECGTVKVVDIIKQKNGKNRGFAFVTMESAEEAQAVVDKFDSHEISGRIIRIEFAKRFKKPSPPRPEGRTAGETRHKLYVSNLAWKVRSTHLRDFFSENFKPVSARVVFDTPLGRSAGYGFVSFATNEEAEAAISALDGKELMGRPLRLKFSQKNVDEDGVEKEEESSTGKEEDLSENQQEEP comes from the exons ATGGCGGCAATAGAAGCTGTACTGTCTATCTTCTCACtctactcttcttcttcttcttcctccacaTTCCTCTTATCCCCTAAGCAATTACCCTCTATAAAGCTCCATAGTTTCCGTTCTGTCCCTACTCTTTCTCTCAAATCCCCTGTTTCTCCTCAACCCCTCTTCCTCAACAACCCCACAAGAAATCTCTCTTTCGTACTATGCTCTGCGGTGCAGGAAGAGGTGGtggtagaagaagaagaagaagaagaagaagaagaagcagagcaAACCGAGGATTCAAACCAGAAGAGAAAGCTCTACGTTGTGAATTTGCCATGGTCTTTCTCGGTTGCAGACCTCAAGAACCTTTTTGGCGAATGCGGAACTGTAAAAGTTGTTGAT ATTATAAAGCAGAAGAATGGTAAGAATAGAGGCTTTGCCTTCGTGACAATGGAGTCTGCTGAAGAAGCTCAGGCTGTGGTTGATAAGTTTGACTCTCAT GAAATATCAGGCCGGATAATAAGGATAGAGTTTGCGAAGAGATTCAAGAAACCTTCTCCGCCGCGTCCTGAAGGTCGTACTGCTGGAGAGACACGCCATAAGCTTTATGTTTCAAATCTTGCATGGAAAGTAAGATCTACCCACCTCAGAGATTTTTTCTCTGAAAATTTCAAACCAGTTTCAGCCAGGGTTGTCTTTGATACCCCTTTAGGGAGATCTGCTGGTTATGGCTTTGTCTCTTTTGCTACGAATGAGGAAGCAGAGGCTGCAATTTCTGCTTTGGATGGGAag GAATTGATGGGCAGACCACTTCGTCTGAAATTCAGTCAAAAGAATGTGGATGAAGATGGAgttgaaaaggaagaagaatcGTCAACTGGAAAGGAAGAAGATTTATCTGAGAATCAACAGGAAGAGCCATAG